A single window of Jiangella alkaliphila DNA harbors:
- a CDS encoding MFS transporter: MSHTETLTSTSTDGETARRSKPALVLALTCATTAMVGLDTAIVNVALPSIQRDIGGGYGALQWVVVAYGLLLGGFLLLGGRLADRLGRRRILVAGLALFTVASLAAGAAHDPGLLIAARAAQGLGAALLVPAALSLLAVTFPEGRERHRALAVVAAVDGAAGAVGVVLSGLLTAGPGWRWAFLINVPAGLLLITLATVFLVADRVAERSGRLDVAGATTVTGALLLFVYAPHHATGHGWTAASTLALFAAAAALLAAFVLIERRSPDPLLPLSTLRNRPLVAANLTGFLAFGALMAFIFIGSLLMQQILGYSPAMTGLAWLATTVTIVAVAMAGEGLVARAGVRVSLVIGLLLLAVGALWLARVPADASYVTDVLPAFLLAGVGFGLCGPAVQMGALTGVDQSAAGLASGLIETAREVGGAAGVAAVSAVLVAGSGLDGFRAGFAFVAILAVLGVVTAVVGFGRRAR; the protein is encoded by the coding sequence ATGTCGCACACCGAGACTCTGACTAGCACCTCCACCGACGGCGAGACGGCGCGGCGGAGCAAGCCGGCGCTCGTGCTCGCGCTCACCTGTGCCACCACGGCGATGGTGGGCCTGGACACCGCCATCGTGAACGTGGCGCTGCCGTCGATCCAGCGCGACATCGGCGGCGGCTACGGCGCTCTGCAGTGGGTCGTCGTCGCCTATGGCCTGCTGCTCGGCGGATTCCTGCTGCTCGGCGGCCGGCTGGCCGACCGGCTGGGCCGCCGGCGGATCCTCGTCGCCGGGCTGGCCCTGTTCACAGTCGCGTCGCTGGCCGCCGGCGCCGCCCACGACCCCGGCCTGCTGATCGCGGCCCGCGCCGCGCAGGGGCTCGGGGCCGCGCTGCTCGTGCCGGCCGCCCTCTCGCTGCTGGCCGTCACGTTCCCTGAGGGACGTGAGCGGCACCGTGCGCTCGCGGTGGTCGCCGCCGTGGACGGCGCGGCCGGGGCCGTTGGCGTGGTGCTGAGCGGCCTGCTGACCGCCGGCCCGGGCTGGCGCTGGGCGTTCCTGATCAACGTCCCGGCCGGTCTGCTGCTCATCACACTGGCGACGGTGTTCCTCGTCGCCGACCGGGTCGCCGAGCGCAGCGGGCGGCTGGACGTCGCGGGCGCGACGACGGTGACCGGCGCGCTGCTGCTGTTCGTGTACGCGCCGCACCACGCCACCGGCCACGGCTGGACGGCGGCGTCGACGCTGGCGCTGTTCGCTGCGGCCGCCGCGCTGCTGGCGGCGTTCGTGCTGATCGAGCGCCGCTCCCCCGACCCGCTGCTGCCGCTGTCGACGCTGCGCAACCGGCCGCTCGTCGCCGCCAACCTCACCGGGTTCCTGGCGTTCGGCGCGCTCATGGCCTTCATCTTCATCGGCTCGCTGCTCATGCAGCAGATCCTCGGCTACTCGCCGGCGATGACCGGGCTGGCCTGGCTGGCGACGACGGTCACCATCGTCGCCGTCGCGATGGCCGGTGAGGGGCTGGTCGCCCGGGCCGGCGTGCGGGTGTCGCTGGTCATCGGCCTGCTGCTGCTCGCCGTCGGCGCCCTGTGGCTGGCCCGGGTGCCCGCCGACGCCTCGTACGTCACGGACGTGCTGCCCGCGTTCCTGCTCGCCGGGGTCGGGTTCGGGCTGTGCGGGCCGGCGGTGCAGATGGGCGCCCTGACCGGCGTGGACCAGTCCGCTGCGGGGCTGGCGTCCGGCCTGATCGAGACCGCGCGCGAGGTGGGTGGCGCCGCCGGCGTGGCCGCCGTGTCCGCCGTCCTCGTCGCCGGGTCGGGGCTCGACGGGTTCCGCGCCGGCTTCGCCTTCGTCGCCATCCTGGCCGTCCTCGGCGTCGTCACCGCGGTCGTCGGCTTCGGCCGCCGCGCGCGATAA
- a CDS encoding RNA polymerase sigma factor has translation MVRAAVDAAYRDEWGQVVATLIGQTRDWDLAEDSAQEAFATALTAWRRDGVPDRPGAWLTTTARHRATDRLRRDAAGKAKLRQLAVLAREPDESTAEEIPDERLRLIFTCCHPALPFEARVALTLRTLAGLSTAEIARAFLTAEPTMAQRIVRAKRKIAEAGIPYRVPPAELLPERLASVLAVLYLIFNEGYGEHDASRALTAEAIHLARVLGRLLPDEPEPRGLLALMLLHEARRSTRVDDGVLVPLERQDRSRWDRALIDEGVAVLDEALTLRRGGPYQVQAAIAACHATAPDAAGTDWPQIAALYAELGRLAPSPVVELNRAVAVAMADGIAAGLALVDELAASGRLDGYHLLPATRADLLRRDGRTAEARAAYEEALRLAASDADRRYLTGRLDAL, from the coding sequence ATGGTGCGGGCCGCGGTCGACGCGGCCTACCGGGACGAGTGGGGCCAGGTCGTCGCGACGCTCATCGGGCAGACCCGCGACTGGGACCTGGCCGAGGACAGCGCGCAGGAGGCGTTCGCGACGGCGCTGACGGCGTGGCGGCGCGACGGCGTCCCGGACCGGCCGGGCGCCTGGCTCACCACGACGGCCCGGCACCGCGCGACCGACCGGCTGCGCCGTGACGCCGCCGGAAAGGCCAAGCTGCGCCAGCTGGCCGTGCTGGCGCGGGAGCCGGACGAGTCGACCGCCGAGGAGATCCCGGACGAGCGGCTCCGGCTGATCTTCACCTGCTGCCACCCGGCGCTGCCGTTCGAGGCCAGGGTCGCGCTGACGTTGCGGACGCTGGCCGGGCTGAGCACGGCCGAGATCGCCCGGGCGTTCCTCACCGCCGAGCCGACCATGGCGCAGCGGATCGTCCGGGCCAAGCGCAAGATCGCCGAGGCCGGCATCCCGTACCGCGTCCCGCCGGCCGAGCTGCTGCCCGAGCGGCTGGCGTCGGTGCTGGCGGTGCTCTACCTGATCTTCAACGAGGGCTACGGCGAGCACGACGCCAGCCGCGCGCTGACCGCTGAGGCGATCCACCTCGCCCGGGTGCTGGGCCGGCTGCTGCCGGACGAGCCGGAGCCGCGCGGCCTGCTCGCACTCATGCTGCTGCACGAAGCCCGCCGGTCGACCCGCGTCGACGACGGCGTCCTCGTCCCGCTGGAGCGGCAGGACCGGTCCCGATGGGACCGCGCGCTGATCGACGAGGGCGTCGCCGTCCTGGATGAGGCCCTGACGCTGCGCCGCGGCGGGCCGTACCAGGTGCAGGCCGCGATCGCCGCCTGCCACGCCACCGCGCCCGACGCTGCCGGCACCGACTGGCCGCAGATCGCCGCGCTCTACGCGGAGCTGGGCCGGCTGGCGCCGTCGCCGGTGGTGGAGCTGAACCGGGCCGTCGCGGTCGCGATGGCCGACGGCATCGCGGCCGGCCTCGCGCTGGTGGACGAGCTCGCGGCGTCCGGCCGGCTGGACGGCTACCACCTGCTGCCTGCGACCCGCGCCGACCTGCTGCGCCGCGACGGCCGCACCGCCGAGGCCCGCGCGGCGTACGAGGAGGCGCTGCGGCTGGCGGCCTCCGACGCCGACCGCCGCTATCTGACCGGCCGGCTCGACGCACTCTGA
- a CDS encoding YciI family protein, whose amino-acid sequence MKYVLLISDDESRSPSNEEMDADPVHQAWEADLRRRGAERFGVRLRPVASATTVRFRDGETLVSDGPFAETKDFVGGVVLIECADLDEAIAIAAGHPYARWGGVEIRPVWE is encoded by the coding sequence ATGAAATACGTGCTGCTGATCAGTGACGACGAGTCGAGGTCGCCGAGCAACGAGGAGATGGACGCCGACCCTGTCCACCAGGCGTGGGAGGCCGACCTGCGGCGCCGCGGCGCCGAGCGGTTCGGGGTGCGGCTGCGGCCGGTCGCGTCGGCCACGACGGTGCGGTTCCGCGACGGCGAGACGCTGGTCTCGGACGGGCCGTTCGCCGAGACCAAGGACTTCGTCGGCGGCGTAGTGCTCATCGAGTGCGCCGACCTGGACGAGGCGATCGCGATCGCCGCCGGTCACCCGTACGCGCGGTGGGGCGGCGTCGAGATCCGCCCGGTCTGGGAATGA
- a CDS encoding helix-turn-helix domain-containing protein, translating to MSALYSAEDVAELLGLHVRTVRGYVRDGRLPAVRIGKQYRIAAEDVDALTGGRTAAARPEPAATSPRVEVSAIVQLDGVDRSTVDRLTTLVTAAAGGRSGGARLHVQTVYDPHRHSLKIVAIGSPGDTAALVGLVGTFTDSEL from the coding sequence ATGAGCGCGCTTTACTCCGCCGAGGACGTCGCCGAGCTCCTTGGGCTGCACGTCCGCACGGTGCGCGGCTACGTGCGCGACGGCCGGCTGCCGGCGGTACGCATCGGCAAGCAGTACCGCATCGCGGCCGAGGACGTCGACGCGCTGACGGGCGGCCGCACCGCCGCGGCCCGCCCCGAGCCGGCGGCGACGTCGCCGCGGGTGGAGGTGTCGGCCATCGTGCAGCTCGACGGCGTCGACCGGTCGACCGTCGACCGCCTCACCACGCTCGTGACGGCCGCGGCCGGCGGCCGGTCCGGCGGCGCGCGGCTGCACGTCCAGACCGTGTACGACCCGCACCGGCACAGCCTGAAGATCGTGGCCATCGGCAGCCCCGGCGACACCGCGGCGCTGGTCGGCCTCGTCGGCACGTTCACCGACTCGGAGTTGTGA
- a CDS encoding alpha/beta fold hydrolase, producing the protein MSIYRSDAARDAVEEGYRALLDRWPVPAMRTTLPTRHGDTFVLASGPDDSPPVVLLHGAGFNSAAWTGDAALWARTHRLYAVDVLGEAGLSAPVRPPLASAAYAEWLDDVLDGLGVARAPFVGASLGGWLAVDFTVRRPDRVERLALLVPGGLGRQKHAAVLASLALLPFGRRGQRAAVALVLGPRAPLGAGDGDDATLRALGDHLMLIQRGFRYRLDRLPTFTDEQLRGIDVPVLVVAGAKDRMLDARHTARRVRRLIAGATVTLLPGLGHVPAGYTESVHHFLTNGDPR; encoded by the coding sequence ATGTCGATCTACCGGTCCGACGCCGCGCGCGACGCCGTCGAGGAGGGCTACCGGGCGCTCCTCGACCGCTGGCCCGTGCCGGCGATGCGGACGACGCTGCCCACCCGCCACGGCGACACGTTCGTCCTCGCCAGCGGCCCCGACGACTCCCCGCCGGTGGTGCTGCTGCACGGCGCCGGCTTCAACTCGGCGGCGTGGACGGGCGACGCGGCGCTGTGGGCGCGCACCCACCGGCTCTACGCCGTCGACGTCCTCGGCGAGGCGGGGCTCAGCGCGCCGGTCCGCCCGCCGCTGGCCTCCGCCGCCTACGCCGAGTGGCTCGACGACGTGCTCGACGGGCTCGGCGTCGCCCGGGCGCCGTTCGTCGGCGCGTCGCTGGGCGGCTGGCTGGCGGTCGACTTCACGGTGCGCCGGCCGGACCGGGTGGAACGGCTGGCGCTGCTGGTCCCGGGCGGCCTCGGGCGGCAGAAGCACGCCGCGGTGCTGGCGTCGCTCGCGCTGCTGCCGTTCGGCCGGCGCGGCCAGCGGGCGGCCGTCGCTCTCGTGCTCGGCCCGCGCGCTCCCCTCGGCGCTGGCGACGGCGACGACGCGACCCTGCGGGCGCTCGGCGACCACCTGATGCTCATCCAGCGCGGCTTCCGGTACCGGCTCGATCGCCTGCCGACGTTCACCGACGAGCAGTTGCGCGGCATCGACGTGCCGGTGCTGGTCGTCGCCGGGGCGAAGGATCGCATGCTCGACGCGCGGCACACTGCCCGGCGGGTCCGGCGGCTGATCGCCGGCGCCACAGTCACGCTGCTGCCCGGCCTCGGCCACGTCCCCGCGGGCTACACGGAGTCCGTCCACCACTTCCTCACGAACGGAGACCCACGATGA
- a CDS encoding GatB/YqeY domain-containing protein yields the protein MTSEVQALRDRLRADLTAAMKARRPDVVTALRTALAAVDNAEAVAPSEQPSAATSEHVAGAHTGLGAAEAERRELTAGDVRSILRAQVSERRTEAERYDAHGRHDAADRLRREADALVPYLGSQEGRADRR from the coding sequence ATGACCAGCGAGGTCCAGGCGCTGCGCGACCGGCTCCGCGCCGACCTCACCGCCGCGATGAAGGCGCGCAGGCCCGACGTCGTCACCGCGCTGCGGACCGCCCTGGCCGCCGTCGACAACGCTGAGGCCGTCGCCCCGAGCGAGCAGCCGAGCGCGGCCACCAGCGAGCACGTCGCCGGCGCCCACACCGGGCTCGGCGCGGCCGAGGCGGAGCGGCGCGAGCTGACCGCCGGCGACGTCCGGTCGATCCTGCGGGCGCAGGTGAGCGAGCGGCGTACCGAGGCCGAGCGGTACGACGCGCACGGCCGTCACGACGCCGCCGACCGGCTCCGCCGCGAGGCCGACGCGCTGGTCCCGTACCTCGGGTCCCAGGAGGGCCGGGCAGACCGGCGATGA
- a CDS encoding AAA family ATPase, with product MADTDSAASTPGDLARRLDAAGYLADDGLATAAFLALRMGRPLFLEGEAGVGKTSLAQALAEVLGAPLIRLQCYEGVDAAQALYDWDFPRQLLHLRAAEAAGVTDVDQLEHELYDRRFLLARPLLRALETTPSVLLVDEVDRADDEFEAFLLEVLSDFTISIPELGTVRAETPPVVVVTSNRTREVHDALKRRCLYHWLAHPTFEREVAVIRRRLPGVSERLADDVARAVQRLRGADLLKPPGLAESIDWVTALTALGATELSADLATRTLGAVLKYQEDTERIMGEVAELAGRP from the coding sequence ATGGCGGATACCGACAGCGCCGCGTCCACGCCCGGCGACCTGGCCCGGCGGCTCGACGCCGCCGGATACCTGGCCGACGACGGGCTGGCGACGGCGGCGTTCCTCGCGTTGCGCATGGGCCGGCCGCTGTTCCTCGAGGGCGAGGCCGGGGTGGGCAAGACGTCGCTCGCCCAGGCGCTGGCCGAGGTGCTCGGCGCGCCGCTGATCCGGCTGCAGTGCTACGAGGGCGTCGACGCCGCGCAGGCGCTGTACGACTGGGACTTCCCACGCCAGCTGCTGCACCTGCGCGCGGCCGAGGCGGCCGGCGTCACCGACGTCGACCAGCTCGAGCACGAGCTGTACGACCGCCGGTTCCTGCTGGCCCGGCCGCTGCTGCGGGCGCTGGAGACGACGCCGTCGGTGCTGCTGGTCGACGAGGTCGACCGCGCCGACGACGAGTTCGAGGCGTTCCTGCTCGAGGTGCTGTCCGACTTCACCATCTCGATCCCCGAGCTCGGCACCGTCCGCGCCGAGACGCCGCCGGTCGTCGTCGTCACGAGCAACCGCACCCGCGAGGTGCACGATGCGCTCAAGCGGCGTTGCCTCTACCACTGGCTGGCGCACCCGACGTTCGAGCGCGAGGTCGCGGTCATCCGGCGGCGGCTGCCCGGCGTGAGCGAGCGGCTGGCCGATGACGTCGCCCGCGCGGTGCAGCGGCTGCGCGGCGCCGACCTGCTGAAGCCGCCCGGGCTGGCCGAGTCGATCGACTGGGTGACGGCGCTGACGGCGCTCGGCGCGACCGAGCTGTCGGCCGACCTCGCGACCCGGACGCTCGGCGCGGTGCTCAAGTACCAGGAGGACACCGAGCGGATCATGGGCGAGGTCGCGGAGCTGGCCGGCCGGCCATGA
- a CDS encoding vWA domain-containing protein, with protein MNEAPAVAEEVLGFARRLAAAGVDVPPTRVHAMLEALDVLGAASLRSVYWSGRTTLCASPEDVERYDRVFAAYFSRQPDRPPRRVTVPPVARLVALPDDPGGARDGDDADPDRQRVATASRIEVLRHRDVTTLGAADRAEVDLYVSALLPAAPDRTTRRLRPSPSGPVDARRTVRSMLRHGGEPVDLRRHRHGRRQRRVVFLVDVSGSMAAYAETLLRFAHAACRVRPGTEVFTVGTRLTRVTRELRRRDPAVALAAASAAIDDWSGGTRLGDELKEFLDRWGQRGTARGAVVVIGSDGWERGDPALLAAQMARLARLARRIVWVNPHRGYKGYSPSTGGMRAALPHVDRLVAGHSLGAMEELARLLGGREPSRRGGDRAGGHA; from the coding sequence ATGAACGAGGCGCCGGCGGTCGCCGAAGAGGTCCTCGGGTTCGCCCGGCGGCTCGCTGCCGCCGGCGTCGACGTCCCGCCCACCCGCGTGCACGCCATGCTCGAGGCGCTCGACGTGCTGGGTGCGGCGTCGCTGCGGTCGGTCTACTGGTCCGGGCGGACGACCCTGTGCGCGTCGCCGGAGGACGTCGAGCGGTACGACCGCGTGTTCGCCGCCTACTTCAGCCGGCAGCCGGACCGCCCGCCGCGGCGCGTCACCGTCCCGCCCGTCGCCCGACTGGTCGCGCTGCCCGACGACCCCGGCGGCGCCCGCGACGGCGACGACGCCGATCCTGACCGGCAGCGGGTCGCCACCGCCAGCCGCATCGAGGTGCTCCGTCACCGCGACGTGACGACCTTGGGCGCGGCGGACCGGGCCGAGGTCGACCTCTACGTCAGCGCGCTGCTGCCGGCCGCCCCTGACCGCACCACCCGCCGGCTGCGCCCGTCGCCGTCGGGGCCGGTCGACGCCCGGCGGACGGTCCGGAGCATGCTCCGCCACGGCGGCGAGCCGGTCGACCTGCGGCGGCACCGGCACGGACGGCGGCAGCGGCGGGTGGTCTTCCTCGTCGACGTCAGTGGATCGATGGCGGCGTACGCCGAGACGCTGCTGCGCTTCGCCCACGCCGCCTGCCGCGTCCGTCCGGGGACCGAGGTGTTCACCGTCGGCACGCGACTCACCCGCGTCACCCGTGAGCTGCGGCGACGCGACCCGGCGGTGGCGCTGGCGGCGGCGTCGGCGGCCATCGACGACTGGAGCGGCGGCACCCGGCTGGGCGACGAGCTGAAGGAGTTCCTCGACCGCTGGGGGCAGCGCGGCACCGCCCGCGGCGCCGTCGTCGTCATCGGCAGCGACGGCTGGGAGCGCGGCGACCCGGCGCTGCTGGCAGCCCAGATGGCCCGGCTGGCGCGGCTGGCCCGGCGCATCGTATGGGTGAACCCGCACCGAGGGTATAAAGGATACAGTCCAAGCACCGGCGGCATGCGGGCGGCGTTGCCGCACGTCGACCGGCTCGTCGCCGGTCACTCGCTGGGCGCGATGGAGGAGCTGGCCAGGCTGCTCGGCGGTCGCGAGCCGTCCAGGAGGGGTGGTGACCGTGCAGGAGGTCATGCGTGA
- a CDS encoding XdhC family protein: MRELVSAAGDGERTGLVTVVSTFKSAPRQPGASMAVTASGEAVGSVSGGCIEGAVYELAQEVMAGRPPLLQRYGVSDDDAFAVGLTCGGIIDVFVEAVDRSTFPALAEVASSIDASAPVAVATVVAGPGDVGAHLVVWPDRVAGSLGGARLDDAVADDARGMLDQGMTGIRRYGASGERRLDDLEVFVQSFAPRPRMLVFGAIDFAAALVRVGRFLGYRVTVCDARPVFATPRRFPDADEVVVKWPHDYLASTNVDERTVICVLTHDPKFDVPLLAAAVRTPAAYIGVMGSRRTHDDRLERLRAEGVTDAELARLASPLGLDIGARTPEETAVSIAAEIIAARWGGSGRRLRDTSGPIHREPLAADAL; the protein is encoded by the coding sequence ATGCGTGAGCTGGTGAGCGCCGCCGGCGACGGCGAGCGGACCGGCCTGGTCACCGTCGTCAGCACGTTCAAGTCCGCGCCCCGCCAGCCGGGCGCGTCGATGGCCGTCACCGCGTCAGGCGAGGCGGTCGGCAGCGTCTCCGGCGGCTGCATCGAGGGCGCGGTGTACGAGCTGGCGCAAGAGGTCATGGCCGGCCGGCCGCCGCTGCTGCAGCGCTACGGCGTCAGCGACGACGACGCGTTCGCGGTCGGGCTGACCTGCGGCGGGATCATCGATGTGTTCGTCGAGGCGGTGGACCGGTCGACGTTCCCGGCGCTGGCCGAGGTCGCGTCGAGCATCGACGCGTCGGCGCCGGTCGCCGTCGCCACCGTCGTCGCCGGGCCAGGCGACGTCGGCGCGCACCTCGTCGTCTGGCCGGACCGCGTCGCGGGATCGCTGGGCGGCGCGCGGCTCGACGACGCCGTCGCCGACGACGCGCGCGGCATGCTCGACCAGGGGATGACCGGCATCCGCCGCTACGGCGCTTCGGGGGAGCGCAGGTTGGACGATCTCGAGGTGTTCGTGCAGTCGTTCGCGCCGCGGCCGCGCATGCTGGTGTTCGGCGCGATCGACTTCGCCGCCGCGCTGGTCCGGGTCGGCCGGTTCCTCGGCTACCGCGTGACGGTGTGCGACGCGCGGCCGGTGTTCGCGACGCCGCGGCGGTTCCCCGACGCCGACGAGGTCGTGGTCAAGTGGCCGCACGACTACCTCGCATCGACGAACGTCGATGAGCGCACCGTGATCTGCGTCCTCACCCACGACCCCAAGTTCGACGTGCCGCTGCTGGCCGCCGCGGTCCGCACACCGGCCGCGTACATCGGCGTCATGGGGTCGCGGCGCACCCACGACGACCGGCTGGAGCGGCTGCGCGCCGAGGGGGTCACCGACGCCGAGCTGGCGCGGCTGGCGTCGCCACTGGGCCTCGACATCGGCGCCCGGACGCCGGAGGAGACGGCGGTGTCGATCGCCGCCGAGATCATCGCGGCGCGGTGGGGCGGGTCCGGCCGGCGGCTGCGCGACACCAGCGGACCGATCCACCGCGAACCGCTCGCCGCCGATGCCCTCTGA
- a CDS encoding nucleotidyltransferase family protein has translation MPSDVAGLVLAAGSGSRYGGPKALVEYEGSRLVDRAVRLLSAGGCDPVFVVSGAVPLSVAGAIVVHNPGWATGMGSSLRAGLRALSWSAADAVVVALVDQPWVGAEAVTRLRAAWASGSVSVAVATYDGRRGNPVLLSRSVWPEVAALAEGDVGARPFMTAHRDLITAVDCTGTGLPADVDTPADLEHPALPRRVRDG, from the coding sequence ATGCCCTCTGACGTCGCCGGCTTGGTGCTGGCCGCCGGGTCGGGCTCCCGGTACGGCGGGCCGAAGGCGCTGGTCGAGTACGAGGGGTCGCGCCTGGTCGACCGTGCTGTGCGGCTGCTGTCCGCCGGCGGCTGCGACCCGGTGTTCGTGGTGTCCGGCGCCGTGCCGCTGAGCGTGGCCGGCGCGATCGTCGTGCACAACCCCGGCTGGGCGACCGGCATGGGGTCGTCGCTGCGGGCCGGCCTGCGCGCGCTGAGCTGGTCGGCGGCCGACGCGGTGGTGGTCGCCCTGGTCGACCAGCCCTGGGTCGGCGCCGAGGCGGTGACGCGGCTGCGGGCCGCGTGGGCGTCCGGCTCGGTGTCGGTCGCCGTGGCCACCTACGACGGCCGCCGCGGCAACCCCGTCCTGTTGTCCCGGAGTGTCTGGCCCGAGGTCGCCGCCCTGGCCGAGGGCGACGTCGGCGCCCGCCCCTTCATGACGGCCCACCGCGACCTGATCACGGCGGTGGACTGCACCGGCACCGGCCTCCCCGCCGACGTCGACACCCCCGCCGACCTCGAGCACCCGGCGTTGCCCCGGCGAGTTCGGGATGGGTGA
- a CDS encoding YlbE family protein yields MTDLLREEPRVVSAGVDLFAAALTAQAVPVTTVDWRPPVAGTEDDLARVLADPRRPDANALALSRMLAAGAELVDVRPAREVLGLEPGQFLHAGPPITWERASGPLRGALIGAMLFEGLASSPSSAEALLAAGDGVEWSPCHDRGGVGPMAGVVSPSMWLFELRDPATDTTAWCSLNEGLGAVLRYGAYGPDVLERLRWMASVLGPLLQAAVRRGGPVDVKAIVAQMVQMGDEGHNRNRAGTLMLLRDLLPALIDSGAPSSDVAAVASFVGGNDHFFLNLVMPAGKLETAAAADLPGCTVVTAMARNGTDFGLQISGTGGRWFTAPANTPAGLYLGAYGPDDANPDIGDSAITETIGLGGFAMAAAPAIVRFVGGSVPDALATSRLMYEITVGENPAYAIPILEFRGAPTGIDVTLVARTGVLPQINTGIAGRVAGTGQVGAGLVQPPMDCFTSALSALSALAAAAPPL; encoded by the coding sequence ATGACTGACCTGCTGCGCGAGGAGCCGCGCGTCGTCAGCGCCGGCGTCGACCTGTTCGCGGCCGCGCTGACCGCCCAGGCGGTGCCCGTCACGACGGTCGACTGGCGGCCGCCGGTGGCCGGGACGGAGGACGACCTCGCCCGGGTGCTCGCCGACCCACGCCGGCCGGACGCCAACGCGCTGGCGCTGTCGCGGATGCTGGCGGCGGGAGCGGAGCTGGTGGACGTCCGGCCGGCCCGCGAGGTGCTCGGACTCGAGCCCGGGCAGTTCCTGCACGCCGGGCCGCCGATCACGTGGGAGCGGGCATCCGGGCCGCTGCGCGGCGCGCTGATCGGGGCGATGCTGTTCGAGGGCCTGGCGTCGTCGCCGTCCTCGGCCGAGGCCCTGCTCGCCGCGGGCGATGGGGTGGAGTGGTCGCCGTGTCACGACCGCGGCGGCGTCGGGCCGATGGCCGGGGTCGTGTCGCCGTCGATGTGGCTGTTCGAGCTGCGCGATCCGGCCACCGACACGACCGCGTGGTGCTCGCTGAACGAGGGCCTCGGGGCGGTGCTGCGCTACGGCGCGTACGGGCCGGACGTACTCGAGCGGCTGCGCTGGATGGCGTCGGTGCTGGGACCGCTGTTGCAGGCCGCCGTCCGGCGGGGCGGGCCGGTGGACGTCAAGGCGATCGTCGCGCAGATGGTCCAGATGGGCGACGAGGGCCACAACCGCAACCGCGCCGGCACCCTCATGCTGCTGCGCGACCTGCTGCCCGCCCTGATCGACAGCGGCGCGCCGTCGTCGGACGTCGCCGCGGTGGCGTCGTTCGTCGGCGGGAACGACCACTTCTTCCTCAACCTCGTCATGCCGGCCGGGAAGCTGGAGACCGCGGCCGCCGCCGACCTCCCCGGCTGCACCGTCGTCACCGCGATGGCTCGCAACGGCACCGACTTCGGCCTGCAGATCTCCGGGACGGGCGGCCGGTGGTTCACGGCGCCGGCGAACACGCCCGCCGGGCTGTACCTGGGCGCCTACGGCCCGGACGACGCGAACCCTGACATCGGCGACTCCGCGATCACCGAGACGATCGGCCTCGGCGGGTTCGCGATGGCGGCCGCGCCGGCCATCGTCCGGTTCGTCGGCGGGTCGGTGCCGGACGCGCTGGCCACCAGCCGGCTGATGTACGAGATCACCGTGGGTGAGAATCCGGCGTACGCGATCCCGATCCTGGAGTTCCGCGGCGCCCCGACCGGCATCGACGTCACGCTGGTGGCGCGGACCGGGGTGCTGCCGCAGATCAACACCGGCATCGCCGGCCGGGTCGCCGGCACCGGCCAGGTCGGCGCGGGGTTGGTCCAGCCGCCGATGGACTGCTTCACCTCGGCGCTGTCGGCGCTGTCGGCGCTCGCCGCCGCCGCTCCCCCGCTCTGA
- a CDS encoding oxamate carbamoyltransferase subunit AllH family protein, with translation MPAPTVPTGVRATRPWPGDASRQVLPGAASTTVAALVGGPRLAGEVVAATRTLTAVLVDHGAGPVLLCLTGPAAVRLPCAVVTPWPVAGLRPGQRALVGEGELRIGDDDGAVVTVARWWRARAAVIGDIGLARRRTAGQTDQPALDGAVVAAAGRLGLALLCGDGDELAEAVDGLLGLGPGLTPAGDDVLAGALVVATAVGPRAAARLADAVEAAGPLHRTTAVSAGLLPYAARGLAVPQFTAYLAALGSARGDVDATERRLLAVGHTSGAAMRLGARVALAALAGATR, from the coding sequence GTGCCGGCACCGACGGTCCCGACCGGGGTCCGGGCCACCCGGCCGTGGCCGGGTGACGCGTCACGGCAGGTGCTGCCGGGCGCCGCGAGCACCACCGTTGCCGCCCTCGTGGGGGGCCCACGACTCGCCGGGGAGGTCGTGGCCGCCACCCGCACGCTCACCGCCGTCCTGGTCGACCACGGCGCCGGGCCGGTGCTGCTCTGCCTCACCGGTCCGGCCGCCGTGCGTCTGCCGTGCGCGGTCGTCACGCCGTGGCCGGTGGCGGGGCTGCGGCCCGGCCAGCGCGCGCTGGTGGGCGAGGGCGAGCTGCGCATCGGCGACGACGACGGCGCGGTCGTCACCGTCGCGCGGTGGTGGCGGGCGCGCGCGGCCGTCATCGGCGACATCGGGCTGGCCCGCCGCCGCACCGCCGGGCAGACCGACCAGCCGGCGCTGGACGGCGCCGTCGTCGCGGCCGCCGGGCGGCTCGGCCTGGCGCTGCTGTGCGGCGACGGCGACGAGCTCGCCGAAGCGGTCGACGGGCTGCTGGGGCTCGGCCCCGGCCTGACTCCGGCCGGTGACGACGTCCTGGCCGGCGCGCTGGTGGTCGCCACCGCCGTCGGACCCCGCGCCGCCGCCCGCCTGGCCGACGCCGTCGAGGCCGCCGGGCCGCTGCACCGCACCACGGCCGTCTCCGCCGGCCTGCTCCCCTACGCCGCCCGCGGGCTGGCCGTCCCGCAGTTCACCGCCTATCTGGCCGCGCTCGGCTCGGCCCGCGGCGACGTCGACGCGACCGAGCGGCGGCTGCTCGCCGTCGGGCACACGTCAGGCGCGGCGATGCGGCTGGGCGCCCGGGTCGCGCTGGCCGCGCTCGCGGGGGCCACCCGGTGA